Proteins from a genomic interval of Rosa chinensis cultivar Old Blush chromosome 2, RchiOBHm-V2, whole genome shotgun sequence:
- the LOC112187161 gene encoding probable 2-oxoglutarate-dependent dioxygenase At3g50210 isoform X1, which produces MATDFKSIPIIDIGPLLAKCDDPKMGQDPGVAHVVKQLDQACKEAGFFYVKGHGVPETLLKEVKNLTRKFFELPYEEKAKIKMTADKGYRGYQRIGENITKGVPDIHEAIDCYKEVKPGMYGDLGKPMEGCNQWPTNPPNFKLLMEEYISLCTELSKNIMRGIALALGGSPYEFEGERAGDAFWVMRLIGYPELRNDIGCGAHTDYGLLTLVNQDDDINALQVRNLSGEWISAPPVPGTFVCNIGDMLKIYSNGLYESTLHQVINSSPKYRVCVAYFYETNFDTAVEPLDICKQKTGGAKKFERAVYGEHLVSKVQTNFV; this is translated from the exons ATGGCCACTGACTTCAAGTCCATACCCATAATTG ATATTGGTCCTCTTCTGGCCAAGTGTGATGATCCCAAAATGGGTCAAGACCCAGGTGTTGCTCATGTAGTCAAGCAATTAGATCAAGCTTGTAAAGAAGCAGGCTTCTTCTATGTG AAAGGCCATGGTGTTCCTGAGACTCTGTTAAAAGAAGTCAAGAATCTGACCCGCAAGTTCTTTGAACTTCCATATGAGGAAAAAGCCAAGATCAAGATGACTGCTGATAAAGGATACAGAGGGTATCAGAGAATTGGGGAGAATATAACCAAAGGTGTACCAGACATACATGAAGCAATTGAT TGCTATAAAGAAGTGAAACCAGGAATGTACGGAGATCTTGGAAAACCTATGGAAGGATGTAACCAATG GCCAACTAATCCCCCAAACTTCAAGCTACTGATGGAGGAATATATCAGCCTCTGCACAG aaCTTTCAAAAAATATCATGCGTGGAATTGCTTTAGCATTGGGTGGATCTCCATATGAATTTGAAGGTGAAAGAGCTGGAGACGCATTTTGGGTGATGCGTCTCATTGGTTACCCAGAGTTACGCAATGACATTGGATG TGGAGCTCACACGGATTATG GTTTGCTGACACTGGTTAATCAGGATGATGATATAAATGCACTTCAG GTGAGAAACCTGTCGGGCGAGTGGATATCAGCACCTCCTGTTCCCGGCACATTCGTCTGCAATATCGGAGACATGCTAAAG ATTTACTCGAATGGTTTGTATGAGTCAACTTTGCATCAAGTTATCAACTCTTCCCCGAAATACAGGGTTTGTGTAGCATATTTCTATGAG ACCAACTTTGATACAGCAGTGGAGCCTTTGGACATTTGCAAACAGAAGACAGGTGGAGCTAAGAAATTTGAAAGAGCTGTATATGGAGAGCATTTAGTCAGCAAGGTTCAAACAAATTTCGTGTAG
- the LOC112187161 gene encoding probable 2-oxoglutarate-dependent dioxygenase At3g50210 isoform X2: MTADKGYRGYQRIGENITKGVPDIHEAIDCYKEVKPGMYGDLGKPMEGCNQWPTNPPNFKLLMEEYISLCTELSKNIMRGIALALGGSPYEFEGERAGDAFWVMRLIGYPELRNDIGCGAHTDYGLLTLVNQDDDINALQVRNLSGEWISAPPVPGTFVCNIGDMLKIYSNGLYESTLHQVINSSPKYRVCVAYFYETNFDTAVEPLDICKQKTGGAKKFERAVYGEHLVSKVQTNFV, from the exons ATGACTGCTGATAAAGGATACAGAGGGTATCAGAGAATTGGGGAGAATATAACCAAAGGTGTACCAGACATACATGAAGCAATTGAT TGCTATAAAGAAGTGAAACCAGGAATGTACGGAGATCTTGGAAAACCTATGGAAGGATGTAACCAATG GCCAACTAATCCCCCAAACTTCAAGCTACTGATGGAGGAATATATCAGCCTCTGCACAG aaCTTTCAAAAAATATCATGCGTGGAATTGCTTTAGCATTGGGTGGATCTCCATATGAATTTGAAGGTGAAAGAGCTGGAGACGCATTTTGGGTGATGCGTCTCATTGGTTACCCAGAGTTACGCAATGACATTGGATG TGGAGCTCACACGGATTATG GTTTGCTGACACTGGTTAATCAGGATGATGATATAAATGCACTTCAG GTGAGAAACCTGTCGGGCGAGTGGATATCAGCACCTCCTGTTCCCGGCACATTCGTCTGCAATATCGGAGACATGCTAAAG ATTTACTCGAATGGTTTGTATGAGTCAACTTTGCATCAAGTTATCAACTCTTCCCCGAAATACAGGGTTTGTGTAGCATATTTCTATGAG ACCAACTTTGATACAGCAGTGGAGCCTTTGGACATTTGCAAACAGAAGACAGGTGGAGCTAAGAAATTTGAAAGAGCTGTATATGGAGAGCATTTAGTCAGCAAGGTTCAAACAAATTTCGTGTAG
- the LOC112187159 gene encoding tRNA-dihydrouridine(16/17) synthase [NAD(P)(+)]-like yields MKFKLPNLPLSSLKTLPLKPKSQMASLLTAAEPQTRIPHPSEDLDDVLCSAQQLAEQQQLDLAETAPLRSLSGESRIERAWAHWTKLGRPKLIVAPMVDNSELPFRMLCRKYGADAAYTPMLHSRIFTETEKYRNQEFTTCKEDRPLFVQFCANDPEVLLEAAKRVEPYCDYVDINLGCPQRIARRGNYGAFLMDKLPLVKSLVENLVANLYVPVSCKIRIFPNLDDTIQYARMLEDAGCSLLAVHGRTRDEKDQKKVRANWDAIKAVKNSVKIPVIANGNIRHLDDAHDCLKYTGADGVLSAESLLENPALFAGFRTAEWVEEGEECNKDRKLDQADLLVEYLKLCEQYPVPWRMIRAHVHKMLGDWFRMHPHVREDFNAQHILTFEFLYNMVDRLRELGKGTPLHLKDTNGASIAANGLAVSAV; encoded by the exons ATGAAATTCAAACTTCCCAATCTACCCCTCTCCTCCCTCAAAACCCTTCCCCTAAAACCCAAGTCCCAAATGGCCTCACTTCTCACCGCCGCCGAGCCCCAAACCCGAATTCCTCACCCGTCGGAAGACCTCGATGACGTCCTCTGCTCCGCCCAGCAACTAGCAGAGCAGCAGCAGTTGGATTTGGCTGAAACGGCGCCGCTTCGGAGCCTGAGCGGCGAGTCGCGAATTGAGCGAGCATGGGCTCACTGGACGAAGCTGGGCCGGCCCAAGTTGATCGTGGCTCCGATGGTGGACAACTCCGAGCTCCCGTTTCGGATGCTCTGCCGCAAGTACGGTGCCGACGCTGCCTACACGCCCATGCTTCACTCTCGGATTTTTACCGAGACCGAGAAGTATCGGAACCAAGAATTTACCACTTGCAAG GAGGATCGTCCGTTGTTTGTTCAATTCTGTGCTAATGATCCTGAGGTTTTACTGGAAGCTGCAAAGAGAGTGGAGCCGTACTGTGATTATGTTGACATTAATTTGGG GTGTCCTCAGCGAATTGCCAGGCGGGGGAACTATGGAGCTTTTCTGATGGATAAGCTTCCTCTTGTAAAATCTCTAGTAGAAAACTTGGTTGCAAATCTTTATGTCCCCGTTTCATGCAAAATCCGTATCTTCCCGAACTTGGATGATACAATTCAGTATGCTAGGATGCTAGAGGATGCCGGTTGCTCTCTTTTAGCCGTCCATGGCCGAACAAGAGACGAGAAAGACCAGAAGAAAGTGCGGGCCAACTGGGATGCCATCAAGGCTGTGAAGAATTCTGTCAAAATACCTGTGATTGCCAATGGGAACATAAGGCACCTGGATGATGCGCACGACTGTTTGAAATACACAGGTGCTGATGGGGTACTCTCTGCTGAGTCTCTTCTTGAAAATCCAGCACTTTTTGCTGGTTTTCGAACGGCTGAATGGGTTGAGGAGGGTGAAGAATGCAATAAAGATCGGAAACTGGACCAGGCAGATCTTTTGGTGGAGTATCTGAAGCTTTGTGAACAATACCCTGTACCTTGGCGTATGATTCGTGCTCATGTGCACAAGATGCTGGGAGACTGGTTCAGAATGCATCCACATGTAAGAGAAGATTTTAATGCACAGCACATTCTCACTTTTGAGTTTCTCTATAACATGGTGGATCGGCTTAGAGAGCTGGGTAAAGGAACTCcccttcatcttaaggatacTAATGGTGCAAGTATCGCAGCGAATGGGCTGGCTGTGTCAGCTGTATGA
- the LOC112188219 gene encoding probable WRKY transcription factor 7, with translation MAVDFMGYRNFSAKLEENAVVQEAASGLESVEKLIRLLSSQQKQEKYHSMDMDCTAVADVAVSKFKKVISLLGRTRTGHARFRRAPLPFTAPPQESVNPIDSSSTRVYHATPIQQIPAPVVMHHHGSGMEGTKDSSTTINFSSYSSAATTSFMSSLTGDSDSKQPMSSSAFQITNMSQVSSAGKPPLSSASLKRKCSSDTLGSGKCGASSSGRCHCSKKRKLRLKRVVRVPAISLKMADIPPDDYSWRKYGQKPIKGSPHPRGYYKCSSVRGCPARKHVERALDDPSMLVVTYEAEHNHSLNIAEASNLILESS, from the exons ATGGCCGTGGATTTCATGGGTTATAGGAATTTCTCGGCCAAGCTTGAAGAAAACGCCGTCGTCCAGGAAGCCGCATCCGGCCTCGAGAGCGTCGAGAAGCTCATCAGATTGCTGTCCTCCCAGCAGAAGCAGGAGAAGTACCACTCCATGGACATGGACTGCACCGCCGTCGCCGACGTCGCCGTTTCCAAGTTCAAGAAAGTTATTTCTCTTCTGGGCCGGACCCGGACCGGCCACGCCCGCTTCCGGAGAGCCCCTCTGCCCTTCACTGCTCCTCCACAAGAGTCCGTCAATCCCATAGATTCTTCGTCGACTAGGGTCTACCATGCGACGCCGATCCAGCAGATCCCTGCGCCGGTGGTTATGCACCACCACGGCAGCGGAATGGAGGGGACTAAAGACTCGTCCACCACTATAAATTTCTCATCGTACTCTTCTGCTGCGACGACATCGTTTATGTCGTCGTTGACTGGGGACTCGGACAGCAAGCAGCCCATGTCGTCTTCCGCGTTTCAAATTACCAATATGTCCCAGGTCTCTTCGGCCGGAAAGCCGCCTCTTTCTTCTGCTTCCCTGAAGCGGAAGTGCAGCTCCGACACCTTGGGCTCCGGCAAATGTGGTGCAAGCTCCTCTGGTCGCTGCCATTGCTCAAAGAAAAG AAAGCTGAGATTGAAGAGGGTAGTGAGAGTTCCGGCTATAAGCTTAAAGATGGCTGATATTCCACCGGATGATTACTCTTGGAGAAAGTACGGACAGAAACCCATCAAGGGTTCTCCACATCCAAG GGGATACTACAAGTGTAGCAGTGTTAGAGGGTGCCCGGCTCGTAAACATGTAGAGAGAGCTTTGGATGATCCATCAATGCTAGTAGTGACCTATGAAGCAGAGCACAATCACTCTCTCAATATTGCAGAGGCTTCGAATCTTATCCTAGAATCGAGTTAG